The Urbifossiella limnaea nucleotide sequence ACGGACAGCGGCCCGCGGCACTTCGCTGCCGCGTTCGACCGGCCGGTGGTGACGATCTTCGGCCCGACGCACCTGGAGTGGACGGAGACGTACTTCCCGAAAGCGGTCAACTTGCGGCTGAAGGTGCCGTGCGGGCCGTGTCAGCAGCGCGTCTGCCACCTCGACCACCGCTGCATGACGGGCATCACACCGGACGCGGTGTTCGCCGCCGCGGCCGGGTTGCTGGGTCGATTCCCACTGCCGCTGAGCGCGGAGGTGCGCCGTGCCGCCTAGCGTGCTCGAAGCCCCGGCCCGCGCCGCCGGCTGGGTCGAGGTGCATCCCGACTTCGCCGACCGGCTCGAAGCTGCCACCGCGACCGAGCTGCTGGAGTTGCCCGGCGAGGTGGTGAGCGGCCACCCGGACCGGCACGTCGTGCGCGTCGAGCTGCCGGGCTGGGAGCGGCCGCTGTACCTGAAGCGGCAGCACCGCGTGACGTGGAAGGAACGCTTCCGGCAGTGGCGGGCCGGCTTCGGCTGGCGGTCGCGCTGCGGGCGGGAGGCGGAGCTGCTGAAGCAACTCGCGGCCGCGGGTCTGCCGGCGCCGCGCTGGGTGGCCCACGGCGAGGACGGCCGCGGGCGGGCGTTTCTCCTTGTCGAAGAATTGAGCGACGCGGTCGAGCTGCGGCAGGCACTTCACCCAGATGCAGGCGGGCTCGGCCGCGCGGTCGCCGCCCTCCACGACGCGGGGTTCGACACCCCTGACCTGACGGCGAAGCACGTGTTCATCGGTGAGGAAGTCACCCTGATCGACTGGCAATCTGCCCACCGCGGGCCGGCTGTAGCTGTTGGGGCTCGGCTGCGAGCGATTGCGGCACTGCACGCCTCGCTCGCCGATTATCTGGCGACACCACGGGAGCGCCTTCGGTTCCTGCGGGCGTACTCCCGAGCGGCCAATCTGCCGATCGACGCCCGCGCCGTCGAACGACTCGCCACTACTGCCCGGCAGCGCCGCTCGATCCGCGACCAACGACAACCCGTTGTCACCGCCGTTGGCCAGCGGCTCGTCTGGCTCGCGGGTGAGGCGGTGTGCGCCGTCCCCGCCGTCGCCGAGACGTGGCCCCGCCCCGCAGTGTGTGCCCCGTTCTACGGCGACGACGCGGGCATTCGGCGTGTCACGCTCCCGGACGGCCGCCCCGCCGAACTCGTCACCGGAACGTCGTTTTCGCCGGCGGCCCGCTTTCGGGCTTGGCTGCGCGGAAGGCCCTGGCGATCGCCGGGTGCGACCCTCGGCCGCGTCCTGTTCCACCTGGAGCGGTACGGGCTGCCCGCGCCGCGGCTCCTCGCCTTCGGCCAGCGCCTCACCGGCCCCGCGTCCGCCGACTGGTTCGCGCTGTACGAGCCGCCAGCCGGTCAACCGCTCGCCGACTGGCTCGCCACGAGCCCGAGCGCCGAGCGCCGTGAAGCCGTAACCCGGCAGTGCGAGCGGCTGACGACCCAACT carries:
- a CDS encoding lipopolysaccharide kinase InaA family protein: MPPSVLEAPARAAGWVEVHPDFADRLEAATATELLELPGEVVSGHPDRHVVRVELPGWERPLYLKRQHRVTWKERFRQWRAGFGWRSRCGREAELLKQLAAAGLPAPRWVAHGEDGRGRAFLLVEELSDAVELRQALHPDAGGLGRAVAALHDAGFDTPDLTAKHVFIGEEVTLIDWQSAHRGPAVAVGARLRAIAALHASLADYLATPRERLRFLRAYSRAANLPIDARAVERLATTARQRRSIRDQRQPVVTAVGQRLVWLAGEAVCAVPAVAETWPRPAVCAPFYGDDAGIRRVTLPDGRPAELVTGTSFSPAARFRAWLRGRPWRSPGATLGRVLFHLERYGLPAPRLLAFGQRLTGPASADWFALYEPPAGQPLADWLATSPSAERREAVTRQCERLTTQLRDASCEPAGPVFWVDADGRVTVGGVRHVRIVRG